The following coding sequences are from one Pseudomonas mendocina window:
- the bglX gene encoding beta-glucosidase BglX: protein MKSLRQFALASLFVAPCLVVAAPSIDDKSAFIADLVKRMTLEEKVGQLRLISIGGDMPRERIREEMAAGRIGATFNSVVRPENRPMQEAAMRSRLGIPVFFAYDIIHGHRTTFPIGLGLASSWDIPAIENSARVAAFEASADGLDMTFAPTVDISRDPRWGRTSEGFGEDPYLVSRIATAMVHGFQGKDPSDPQRIMASVKHFALYGAVEGGRDYNVVDMSPMRMYQDYLPPYRAAIDAGAGGVMVALNAINGVPASANTWLLRDLLRRDWGFKGVALSDHGAITELMRHGVAADGREAARLAITAGVGMSMADTLYDQELPALVRSGAVPQSVLDEAVTHVLITKYDLGLFHDPFRRIGRAEDDPADVNAESRLHRADARAMARDSLVLLENHGDTLPLSKTKTVALIGPLADSPVDMLGSWSAVGVAEQAVTLRKGMEAALKGQGKLLYAVGANVTDDAHVINYLNQLNWDRPEVVLDKRTPQAMLEEAVRVAAQADVIVAAVGEARGMSHESSSRTRLDLPDSQQALLRALKATGKPLVLVLMNGRPLALSWEKENADAILETWYSGIEGGHAIADVLFGEHNPSGKLPITFPRSVGQIPTYYNHLRVGRPYTPGTPGNYTSQYFEEPNGPLYPFGYGLSYSDFRLSAPKLSAERMGPEEKIRVSVTLKNVGPRAGATVVQLYLHDEAASVIRPVKELKDFRRVKLESGEARELHFEIDESMLRFYNASLQQVSEPGAFRVQLGLDSETVQEARFELLPRQ from the coding sequence ATGAAATCTCTGCGCCAGTTCGCTCTTGCCTCCCTGTTCGTTGCCCCCTGCCTGGTGGTTGCCGCCCCTTCCATTGATGACAAATCGGCTTTTATCGCCGATCTGGTCAAGCGCATGACCCTGGAGGAGAAGGTCGGTCAACTGCGCCTGATCAGCATCGGCGGCGATATGCCGCGTGAGCGCATCCGTGAGGAGATGGCCGCCGGCCGTATCGGCGCCACGTTCAACTCGGTTGTGCGGCCGGAGAACCGCCCGATGCAGGAGGCTGCAATGCGCAGCCGCCTGGGCATTCCGGTGTTCTTCGCCTACGACATCATTCACGGCCATCGCACCACCTTCCCGATTGGTCTGGGGCTGGCCTCGAGCTGGGACATCCCGGCCATCGAGAACAGTGCTCGAGTCGCAGCCTTCGAGGCCAGTGCCGATGGCCTGGACATGACCTTCGCGCCGACCGTGGATATTTCCCGCGATCCGCGCTGGGGCCGCACTTCTGAAGGTTTTGGCGAGGATCCCTACCTGGTCTCACGCATCGCCACGGCCATGGTGCATGGTTTCCAGGGCAAGGATCCCAGCGATCCGCAGCGCATCATGGCCAGCGTCAAGCACTTCGCCCTTTACGGCGCGGTGGAGGGCGGACGCGACTATAACGTGGTCGACATGAGCCCGATGCGCATGTACCAGGACTACCTGCCGCCCTACCGTGCGGCCATCGACGCGGGCGCCGGTGGTGTGATGGTGGCGCTGAACGCCATCAATGGTGTGCCGGCCTCGGCCAACACCTGGCTGCTGCGCGACCTGCTGCGCCGTGACTGGGGCTTCAAGGGAGTGGCGCTGAGCGACCACGGTGCGATCACCGAACTGATGCGCCATGGCGTGGCCGCTGATGGTCGCGAGGCTGCGCGCCTGGCGATTACCGCCGGTGTTGGTATGAGCATGGCTGACACGCTGTACGATCAGGAGCTGCCAGCTTTGGTGCGCAGCGGCGCAGTACCGCAGAGTGTGCTGGATGAGGCAGTTACCCACGTACTCATTACCAAGTACGACCTGGGTTTGTTCCATGATCCGTTCCGCCGCATCGGCCGCGCCGAGGACGATCCGGCCGACGTCAACGCCGAAAGTCGCCTGCACCGTGCCGATGCGCGGGCCATGGCGCGTGATTCACTGGTGCTGCTGGAAAACCATGGCGACACCCTGCCATTGAGCAAGACCAAGACCGTCGCCCTGATCGGTCCGCTGGCCGATTCGCCGGTGGACATGCTTGGCAGCTGGTCTGCCGTCGGCGTGGCCGAGCAGGCCGTCACGCTGCGCAAAGGTATGGAGGCGGCGCTCAAGGGCCAGGGCAAGCTGCTTTACGCGGTGGGCGCGAACGTCACCGACGATGCTCATGTGATCAACTATCTGAACCAACTCAACTGGGATCGCCCGGAGGTGGTGCTGGACAAGCGCACGCCGCAAGCGATGTTGGAGGAAGCCGTGCGCGTCGCGGCGCAGGCTGACGTTATCGTCGCTGCCGTCGGCGAGGCGCGTGGCATGTCGCATGAGTCGTCCAGCCGCACCCGTCTGGATCTGCCTGACAGCCAGCAGGCCCTGCTGCGTGCGCTCAAGGCCACCGGCAAGCCGCTGGTGCTGGTGTTGATGAACGGGCGACCGCTGGCGCTGAGCTGGGAGAAGGAAAACGCCGACGCGATTCTGGAAACCTGGTACAGCGGCATCGAGGGTGGCCACGCCATCGCCGATGTGCTGTTCGGCGAGCACAACCCCTCGGGTAAGCTGCCGATCACCTTCCCGCGTTCGGTTGGGCAGATTCCGACCTACTACAATCATCTGCGTGTGGGACGACCGTACACGCCAGGGACACCGGGCAACTACACTTCCCAGTATTTCGAGGAGCCCAATGGCCCGCTGTATCCATTCGGCTATGGTTTGAGCTATAGCGATTTCCGCTTGTCTGCTCCAAAGCTGTCCGCCGAGCGCATGGGGCCAGAGGAGAAAATTCGCGTCAGCGTTACGCTTAAGAACGTCGGGCCACGAGCTGGCGCCACCGTGGTGCAGCTGTATCTGCACGACGAGGCCGCCTCGGTGATCCGGCCGGTGAAGGAACTCAAGGATTTCCGCAGGGTCAAGCTTGAGTCTGGTGAGGCTCGCGAGCTGCATTTCGAGATCGATGAAAGCATGCTGCGTTTCTACAACGCTAGCCTGCAGCAGGTCAGCGAGCCAGGCGCCTTCCGCGTTCAGCTAGGGCTGGATTCGGAGACCGTGCAGGAAGCACGTTTTGAATTGCTGCCACGCCAGTGA
- a CDS encoding RNA polymerase sigma factor: MSISPPVTELIERLYREESRRVLATLIRLLGDFDLAEEALHEAFRSAVEQWPREGVPDNPRAWLVSAGRFRAIDSLRRQRRFQPLDDQVELSDERGAEEGELLEDDRLRLIFTCCHPALSSDAQVALTLREVCDLSTEEIARAFLSSPSTLAQRIVRAKAKIRDARIPYEVPGRSELPERLEAVLRVVYLVFNEGYFASSGESLTRSQLSDEAIRLGRLLLELLPEPEVQGLLALMLLHESRRAARSGVDGEVILLEAQDRNLWNRELIAEGEALVLQALHSRRFGPYSLQAAIAAVHAEADSLEQTDWMQIVGLYDELLRLNPSPVIELNRAVALAMRDGPETGLEQVDRLLAKGELEGYHLAHAARADLLRRLGRREQALVAYRQALTLAQQGPDRQFLQKRLEELGDEP, translated from the coding sequence ATGTCGATATCGCCACCTGTCACCGAGCTGATCGAGCGGCTGTACCGCGAAGAGTCTCGTCGTGTACTCGCCACCCTGATTCGCCTGCTCGGCGATTTCGACCTGGCCGAAGAGGCGCTGCACGAGGCGTTTCGCAGTGCGGTAGAGCAGTGGCCGCGCGAGGGCGTACCGGACAATCCGCGTGCCTGGCTGGTGTCTGCCGGGCGTTTTCGTGCCATCGACAGCCTGCGTCGGCAGCGCCGCTTTCAGCCGCTCGATGATCAGGTCGAGTTGTCGGACGAGCGCGGCGCCGAGGAGGGCGAGCTACTCGAGGACGACCGCCTGCGCCTGATCTTCACCTGCTGCCATCCTGCGCTGTCCAGCGATGCCCAGGTGGCGCTGACCCTGCGCGAGGTGTGCGACCTGAGCACCGAAGAGATCGCCCGCGCCTTTCTCTCCAGCCCCTCGACCCTGGCGCAGCGCATCGTGCGGGCCAAGGCGAAGATTCGCGATGCGCGCATCCCTTACGAAGTGCCGGGGCGCAGCGAACTGCCCGAACGCCTGGAGGCGGTGTTGCGGGTGGTCTATCTGGTATTCAACGAAGGCTATTTCGCCAGCTCCGGTGAATCGCTGACCCGCAGCCAGCTGTCCGACGAGGCGATTCGCCTAGGCCGCTTGCTGCTGGAGTTGCTGCCCGAGCCGGAGGTGCAGGGGTTGCTGGCGCTGATGCTGCTGCACGAATCGCGTCGTGCGGCACGCAGCGGGGTCGATGGCGAGGTGATTCTGCTGGAGGCTCAGGATCGCAACCTGTGGAACCGCGAGCTGATCGCCGAAGGCGAGGCCCTGGTCTTGCAGGCGCTGCATTCACGGCGTTTCGGCCCTTACAGCCTGCAGGCGGCGATTGCCGCGGTGCATGCCGAGGCGGACAGTCTGGAGCAAACCGATTGGATGCAGATCGTCGGCCTGTACGACGAGCTGCTGCGCCTGAATCCGTCGCCGGTGATCGAACTCAACCGCGCCGTGGCGCTGGCCATGCGTGATGGGCCTGAGACCGGGCTGGAGCAGGTCGACCGTCTACTGGCCAAGGGAGAGTTGGAAGGCTACCACCTGGCCCATGCAGCGCGGGCCGACCTGCTGCGCCGGCTGGGCCGCCGTGAGCAGGCGCTGGTTGCCTATCGCCAGGCCCTGACGCTGGCGCAGCAGGGCCCGGATCGGCAGTTTCTGCAGAAGAGGCTGGAGGAGTTGGGTGACGAACCGTAG
- a CDS encoding lysoplasmalogenase, which translates to MRWLLLGLAGAAVFLYGRITGDTQLSLLTKGIPVIALLLWLHQAPAGTYRRWIGIGLLFSLAGDILLDWPGDLFVFGLGAFLLGHLAYLRAYVSDSRQPALPALLLALIAGGAMFAILASSGLGELLIPVACYATAICLMLWRALARIGHPALQPRSTWLAAGGAVLFVLSDSLIGIDRFVASFDAAPYAIILTYWLGQWGITASAFQRTQV; encoded by the coding sequence ATGCGTTGGTTGCTGCTCGGTCTGGCAGGTGCTGCGGTATTTCTCTACGGCCGGATCACCGGCGATACGCAGCTCAGCCTGCTGACCAAGGGCATCCCAGTGATCGCCCTGCTCCTATGGCTGCACCAGGCGCCGGCCGGCACCTACCGGCGCTGGATCGGCATCGGCCTGCTGTTCTCCCTGGCCGGTGACATTCTGCTGGACTGGCCCGGCGACCTGTTCGTGTTCGGCCTCGGCGCCTTCCTGCTCGGCCACCTGGCCTACCTGCGCGCCTACGTCTCCGACAGCCGCCAACCTGCCCTGCCCGCCCTGCTGCTTGCGCTGATCGCCGGTGGCGCGATGTTCGCCATACTGGCCAGCAGCGGCCTGGGCGAGCTGCTGATTCCTGTGGCCTGCTATGCCACCGCGATTTGTCTGATGCTCTGGCGCGCCCTGGCCCGTATCGGGCACCCGGCTCTGCAGCCACGCTCAACCTGGCTCGCCGCCGGCGGCGCCGTCCTCTTCGTGCTGTCCGACAGCCTGATCGGCATCGACCGCTTCGTCGCCAGTTTCGACGCCGCACCCTACGCCATCATCCTTACCTACTGGCTCGGCCAGTGGGGAATCACCGCCTCAGCCTTTCAACGCACCCAGGTTTGA
- the cmoA gene encoding carboxy-S-adenosyl-L-methionine synthase CmoA, which yields MSQEPDRLFAQPLPEVPDFVFNEDVVRVFPDMIKRSVPGYPTIVENIGVLAGQFAQPQTTLYDLGASLGAVTQALRRHVRVDGCKVIAVDNSPAMVARCSEYLHAQDAMFQELLPVEVIEADILALELQPTSLVTLNFTLQFIPPERRLELLTRIRQALLPGGALILSEKLRFEDAAEHDLLTELHVAFKRANGYSELEIAQKRSAIEKVMLPDSLEQHRERLLAAGFSKVLPWFQCLNFASLVALP from the coding sequence GTGAGCCAAGAACCTGATCGTCTATTCGCCCAGCCTCTGCCCGAGGTGCCCGATTTCGTCTTCAACGAGGACGTGGTGCGGGTGTTTCCCGACATGATCAAGCGCTCGGTACCTGGTTACCCGACCATCGTCGAGAACATCGGCGTACTTGCCGGCCAGTTCGCCCAACCGCAGACCACCCTGTACGACCTCGGCGCTTCGCTCGGCGCGGTGACTCAGGCCCTGCGCCGCCACGTGCGCGTCGATGGCTGCAAGGTGATCGCCGTGGACAACTCGCCGGCCATGGTCGCACGCTGCAGCGAATACCTGCATGCTCAGGACGCCATGTTCCAGGAGCTGCTGCCGGTGGAGGTGATCGAGGCCGACATTCTCGCCCTCGAGCTGCAGCCCACCTCACTGGTCACGCTCAACTTCACCCTGCAGTTCATCCCGCCGGAGCGGCGCCTGGAGCTGCTCACCCGCATTCGCCAGGCCCTGTTACCCGGTGGCGCGCTGATCCTCTCGGAGAAGCTGCGTTTCGAGGACGCCGCCGAGCACGACCTGCTCACCGAACTGCACGTCGCCTTCAAACGCGCCAACGGCTACAGCGAACTGGAAATCGCGCAGAAGCGCAGTGCCATCGAGAAGGTGATGCTGCCCGACAGTCTCGAACAGCATCGCGAGCGCCTGCTGGCCGCCGGTTTCAGCAAGGTGCTGCCCTGGTTCCAGTGCCTGAACTTCGCCTCGCTGGTGGCCCTGCCATGA
- the cmoB gene encoding tRNA 5-methoxyuridine(34)/uridine 5-oxyacetic acid(34) synthase CmoB has product MMRDLDLDALQAQLAGTPLQDWACELPGQLDAKLAIGHGDLARWYGAVQALPNLSVSEVELVQRFAFGGACDEASRAQLKTALQGLIPWRKGPFELFGVHIDTEWRSDWKWQRVAPHLDLAGKRILDVGCGNGYYMWRMLGAGADSVVGIDPNWLFLCQFLAMKRYLPEQPVWHLPLAFEELPTKLQGFDTVFSMGVLYHRRSPIDHLLDLKDALVKGGELVLETLVVEGDSEQVLVPEDRYAQMRNVWFLPSVPALERWLRRAGFEDVRCVDVSTTSVEEQRATEWMRFQSLPEFLDPADHSRTVEGLPAPTRAVLVARKP; this is encoded by the coding sequence ATGATGCGCGACCTGGATCTCGATGCCTTGCAGGCGCAACTGGCTGGCACTCCGCTGCAGGACTGGGCTTGTGAGCTACCCGGCCAGCTCGATGCCAAGCTGGCCATCGGTCACGGCGACCTGGCGCGCTGGTATGGCGCCGTGCAGGCGCTGCCGAACCTGTCGGTGAGCGAGGTGGAACTGGTTCAGCGCTTCGCCTTTGGCGGTGCCTGCGACGAGGCAAGCCGTGCGCAATTGAAGACCGCCCTGCAGGGCCTGATTCCCTGGCGCAAGGGGCCGTTCGAGCTATTCGGCGTACACATCGACACCGAATGGCGCTCGGACTGGAAATGGCAGCGCGTTGCACCGCACCTGGATCTGGCCGGCAAGCGCATCCTCGATGTCGGTTGCGGCAACGGCTACTACATGTGGCGCATGCTCGGCGCCGGCGCCGATAGCGTGGTCGGTATCGACCCCAACTGGCTGTTCCTCTGCCAGTTCCTGGCGATGAAACGCTACCTGCCGGAGCAACCGGTGTGGCACCTGCCACTGGCCTTCGAAGAGCTGCCGACCAAACTGCAAGGCTTCGACACGGTGTTCTCCATGGGCGTGCTGTACCACCGTCGCTCGCCCATCGATCACCTGCTCGACCTCAAGGATGCCTTGGTCAAGGGCGGCGAACTGGTGCTGGAAACACTGGTGGTCGAGGGCGACAGCGAGCAGGTGCTGGTACCGGAAGACCGCTACGCACAGATGCGCAACGTCTGGTTCCTGCCCTCGGTACCCGCGCTGGAGCGCTGGCTGCGCCGCGCCGGTTTCGAGGACGTGCGCTGCGTCGATGTCAGCACCACCTCGGTGGAGGAGCAGCGCGCCACCGAGTGGATGCGCTTCCAGTCGCTGCCGGAGTTCCTCGATCCGGCCGACCACAGCCGCACCGTCGAAGGCCTGCCGGCACCAACCCGCGCTGTGTTGGTAGCGCGCAAGCCCTAA